The following coding sequences lie in one Onychomys torridus chromosome X, mOncTor1.1, whole genome shotgun sequence genomic window:
- the LOC118574413 gene encoding olfactory receptor 13A1-like — protein MVSSNETMVTEFVLEGFSDHPSLQLLLIGCFVTLYTMALLGNIVIIALVTSNTGLHSPMYFFLCNLATMDIVCISKALVGLISDENTISFKGCLAQLFFLVWSRSSELLLLTVMAYDRYMAICHPLHYSSRMSPHLCGALAMGVWSICALNASLHTGLMTRLSFCGPEVITHFCEIPPLPLLSCSPTYINTIMTLVADALYGGINLILTLLSYGFIIASILRMHSAEGKRKAFSTCSSHLILVCVFYSSVFCAYISPASSYSPERSKVTSVLYSVLSPTLNPLIYTLRNKDVKLALRRLLPSFSH, from the exons ATGGTTAGTTCCAATGAGACAATGGTGACAGAGTTTGTACTGGAAGGTTTCTCAGATCACCCTAGTCTACAACTGCTCCTGATTGGCTGCTTCGTGACCCTCTACACAATGGCTCTACTAGGCAACATTGTCATCATTGCTTTGGTCACCTCCAACACTGGACTCCACAGtcccatgtactttttcctgTGCAACCTGGCTACCATGGATATTGTCTGCATCTCCAAGGCACTGGTTGGTCTAATCTCTGATGAAAACACCATCTCCTTCAAGGGGTGCCTGGCCCAGCTCTTCTTCCTTGTGTGGTCTAGATcctctgagctgctgctgctcacagtcatggcctatgaccgctacaTGGCTATCTGCCATCCCCTGCACTACAGCTCTAGAATGAGCCCACACCTGTGCGGGGCCCTAGCCATGGGTGTGTGGTCCATCTGTGCTCTGAATGCATCTCTCCACACTGGTCTGATGACACGGCTGTCTTTCTGTGGCCCCGAGGTCATCACCCACTTCTGTGAGATCCCCccactccccctcctctcctgcaGCCCCACATATATAAATACCATTATGACTCTTGTGGCAGATGCCCTTTATGGAGGCATCAACTTAATCCTCACTCTATTATC ctatgGCTTTATCATTGCCAGCATCCTGCGCATGCATTCTGCTGAGGGCAAGAGGAAGGCCTTTTCTacctgctcctcccacctcatcTTGGTCTGTGTGTTCTACTCATCTGTGTTCTGTGCCTACATCAGTCCTGCTTCCAGCTACAgcccagaaagaagcaaagtgactTCAGTGCTGTACTCAGTGCTCAGCCCAACCCTGAACCCCCTCATCTATACACTGAGGAACAAGGATGTCAAGCTTGCCCTGAGGAGACTCTTGCCCTCTTTCTCACATTAG